A genomic window from Candidatus Zymogenus saltonus includes:
- the trpS gene encoding tryptophan--tRNA ligase codes for MRVLSGIQPSGSLHIGNYFAMMRRMIRYQEEHTLFVFIVNLHALTSVSDGARLGADTLTAAVDFISLGLDPEKCFFWVQSDVPEVTELTWILSNVTPMGLLERAHSYKDKTAKGISPNHGLFAYPVLMAADILLYQSDVVPVGQDQKQHLEMTRDIAIRFNNAFGETFTIPEAEIDEDLAVIPGIDGQKMSKSYGNTIDIFETEEALKKKVMSVVTDSKGVDEPKDPDNDSLFQLMCLFIDTDEREALRDRYIKPGLKYSEVKKELFKKIWEFYAPYREKREGLLKDADTVRDILKAGAEKTREEAMKTLDLVRERVGLKY; via the coding sequence ATGCGCGTGCTTTCGGGGATTCAGCCTTCCGGTTCCCTCCACATTGGGAACTACTTCGCCATGATGAGGCGAATGATCCGCTATCAGGAAGAGCACACCCTCTTCGTTTTCATAGTGAACCTCCACGCCCTTACCTCTGTGTCGGACGGGGCAAGGCTCGGCGCCGATACCCTTACCGCCGCGGTGGATTTCATCTCCCTGGGGCTCGATCCGGAAAAGTGCTTCTTCTGGGTCCAGTCCGACGTCCCGGAGGTCACGGAGCTGACATGGATTTTGTCGAACGTCACCCCTATGGGTCTTCTGGAGAGGGCCCACAGCTATAAGGACAAGACCGCCAAGGGAATCTCCCCGAACCACGGGCTTTTTGCCTACCCGGTCTTGATGGCCGCCGACATCCTCCTCTATCAGTCGGACGTAGTCCCCGTGGGGCAGGATCAGAAGCAGCACCTTGAGATGACGAGGGATATCGCCATCCGCTTCAACAACGCATTCGGCGAGACCTTTACCATACCGGAGGCGGAGATCGACGAAGACCTCGCGGTAATCCCCGGAATCGACGGACAGAAGATGAGCAAATCCTACGGCAACACCATCGATATATTCGAGACGGAAGAGGCGCTGAAGAAAAAGGTAATGAGCGTCGTCACCGATTCCAAGGGGGTAGACGAGCCTAAAGACCCGGACAACGACAGCCTCTTTCAGCTGATGTGCCTCTTCATTGACACAGACGAGAGGGAGGCATTGAGGGACAGATATATTAAACCCGGGCTTAAGTATTCCGAAGTGAAAAAGGAGCTCTTCAAGAAGATATGGGAGTTCTACGCCCCGTATCGCGAAAAGAGGGAGGGGCTTCTAAAGGATGCGGATACGGTGAGGGATATATTAAAGGCAGGGGCGGAGAAGACGAGGGAGGAGGCGATGAAGACCCTCGATCTCGTCAGGGAGAGGGTGGGGTTGAAATACTGA
- a CDS encoding YjbQ family protein — MKQLNIASQKRIEMIDITADVKRAVKETGVMRGVCLIYVPHTTAAVTINENADPDVPRDILERLDKLVPAGDNYRHREGNSDAHIKSSIVGASEMVIIENSTLVLGTWQSVFFCEFDGPRRRNAIVKIIPEA; from the coding sequence ATGAAACAGCTGAATATTGCGTCTCAAAAGCGGATTGAGATGATAGACATCACAGCCGATGTCAAGAGAGCAGTAAAGGAGACCGGGGTCATGAGGGGGGTCTGCCTGATCTACGTCCCCCACACAACGGCGGCCGTTACCATCAACGAAAACGCCGACCCGGACGTCCCGAGGGATATACTGGAAAGGCTCGACAAGCTCGTGCCCGCCGGCGACAATTACCGCCACAGGGAGGGAAACTCCGACGCCCATATCAAATCGAGCATCGTCGGGGCCTCGGAGATGGTGATAATCGAAAATTCCACCCTCGTTCTCGGAACCTGGCAGTCCGTCTTTTTCTGCGAGTTTGACGGACCCAGGAGGAGGAATGCCATCGTGAAGATCATTCCTGAAGCTTAA
- the maf gene encoding septum formation inhibitor Maf — protein sequence MTTRKIVLASNSPRRRELLSSVGIIFDVITADVDESLIGGETPSEHAERLSLEKAVKVAEIYPDAFVIGADSVVVLEGRIMGKPRDARDAKEMLQSLSGKKHSVITGYSVTAKDEGIEVSCHAETFVTMKELGIDEIAAYVATSEPMDKAGAYAVQGYASIMVREINGSYSNVVGLPVSEVVELLIKLGALKYAG from the coding sequence ATCACAACAAGGAAAATAGTCCTCGCGTCCAACTCACCCAGGAGGAGAGAGCTTTTGTCTTCCGTCGGGATTATCTTTGACGTCATAACTGCTGACGTGGACGAGTCTTTGATAGGCGGCGAGACCCCGTCGGAACACGCCGAGAGGCTGTCTCTCGAAAAGGCCGTTAAGGTGGCTGAGATTTACCCCGACGCCTTCGTGATAGGGGCCGACAGCGTGGTCGTCCTCGAAGGCCGGATAATGGGAAAGCCGAGGGACGCCCGGGACGCCAAGGAGATGCTCCAAAGCCTCTCGGGAAAGAAACACAGCGTCATAACCGGATACTCCGTCACGGCAAAGGACGAGGGCATCGAGGTATCTTGCCACGCCGAGACCTTCGTCACGATGAAGGAGCTCGGAATCGATGAGATCGCCGCCTACGTGGCCACGTCGGAGCCTATGGACAAGGCGGGGGCCTACGCGGTTCAGGGGTACGCATCAATCATGGTGAGAGAGATCAACGGCTCGTATTCAAACGTGGTGGGGCTTCCGGTATCGGAGGTGGTGGAACTGCTGATTAAGCTCGGCGCTTTGAAGTACGCCGGGTAG
- a CDS encoding YggS family pyridoxal phosphate-dependent enzyme — MRLVVETEEIKKNLERVLGQIRDACGRVGRDPAGVTLITVTKTFDLGVVERAIEAGAADLGENYVQEAKEKIEGMPGSGAGGVRWHFIGHLQRNKSRYAVKLFDLIHSVDGLPLAVELDRRAKGVGKVQEILVQVNISHEERKSGIEVSGVVDLVRGISTLENLKVRGLMGMPPFGLDTEEVRPFFTALRELLEKIKAENIPGVSMDELSMGMSADYPVAIEEGATMVRVGTAIFGQRR, encoded by the coding sequence ATGCGTCTCGTGGTTGAAACAGAAGAGATCAAGAAGAACCTCGAGCGGGTGCTGGGCCAGATCAGAGATGCGTGCGGAAGGGTTGGAAGGGACCCGGCCGGGGTCACCCTGATCACGGTCACCAAGACCTTTGACCTGGGGGTGGTCGAGCGGGCGATCGAGGCCGGGGCGGCCGACCTGGGAGAAAACTACGTGCAGGAGGCGAAGGAGAAGATAGAGGGGATGCCGGGCTCCGGGGCGGGCGGCGTCCGGTGGCATTTCATCGGGCACCTCCAGAGGAACAAGTCGAGGTACGCCGTGAAGCTCTTCGACCTGATCCACTCCGTGGACGGCCTTCCCCTGGCGGTCGAGCTCGACAGGAGGGCGAAGGGCGTGGGGAAGGTTCAGGAGATCCTCGTTCAGGTGAACATCTCCCACGAGGAGCGTAAGTCCGGGATAGAGGTCTCCGGCGTCGTAGACCTGGTGAGGGGGATATCGACCCTCGAAAACCTCAAGGTTCGGGGGCTGATGGGGATGCCTCCCTTCGGCCTCGACACCGAGGAGGTAAGGCCCTTCTTCACAGCCTTAAGGGAGCTGCTAGAGAAAATCAAGGCGGAGAATATCCCAGGGGTCTCGATGGACGAGCTCTCGATGGGGATGTCGGCGGACTACCCAGTGGCGATCGAGGAGGGGGCGACGATGGTCAGGGTCGGGACGGCGATCTTCGGACAGAGACGGTAG
- the proC gene encoding pyrroline-5-carboxylate reductase: MDKMTVGFLGSGNMAEALIRGILGTGRAGADRIIATDISRDRLKYISETYSVKTAENPVDMARGSDVIFIATKPAQIGEALRSVNDVIDQKKLVISIAAGITIAFIEQRLKKNVPVIRVMPNTPALVLAGMAALSAGSSATDEHMQIALSIFSAVGEAVVVDEGLIDAVTALSGSGPAYVFMVIEAMADGGVKAGLSRHIALKLAAQTVMGAAKMVIETGRHPGELKDMVTSPGGTTIEALSVLEDNGVRGAFIEAVEAAFLKAKELGKKG; the protein is encoded by the coding sequence ATGGATAAGATGACCGTGGGATTTTTGGGTTCCGGTAACATGGCGGAGGCGCTGATCAGGGGTATCTTGGGCACCGGCCGCGCCGGGGCCGATAGGATAATCGCGACCGATATCTCGAGGGATCGGCTTAAATATATCTCCGAGACCTACAGTGTTAAGACGGCGGAAAATCCGGTCGATATGGCAAGGGGATCCGATGTGATATTCATCGCCACGAAGCCCGCCCAGATCGGCGAGGCCTTGAGGTCGGTGAATGATGTTATCGATCAAAAAAAGCTCGTAATATCGATCGCGGCCGGGATCACGATCGCCTTTATCGAGCAGAGGCTCAAGAAAAACGTCCCGGTAATCAGGGTGATGCCGAACACGCCCGCCCTCGTCCTTGCCGGGATGGCGGCGCTCTCTGCCGGATCGTCCGCGACGGATGAGCATATGCAGATCGCCCTTTCGATCTTTTCCGCCGTGGGGGAGGCGGTCGTGGTGGACGAGGGGCTGATTGACGCCGTGACGGCCCTATCCGGAAGCGGGCCGGCCTACGTCTTCATGGTGATAGAGGCGATGGCGGACGGCGGGGTCAAGGCGGGGCTTTCGAGGCATATCGCCCTAAAGCTCGCCGCCCAGACGGTCATGGGGGCGGCGAAGATGGTGATTGAGACCGGAAGACACCCGGGCGAGCTCAAGGATATGGTGACCTCCCCCGGGGGAACCACCATCGAGGCGCTCTCGGTCCTGGAGGACAACGGCGTTCGGGGGGCGTTCATCGAGGCGGTGGAGGCGGCCTTCCTGAAGGCGAAGGAGCTGGGGAAAAAGGGTTGA
- the ftsH gene encoding ATP-dependent zinc metalloprotease FtsH: MNQSTKNMFLWLIIILVIILAATLLQREEVKVEELTYSDFLKKVEQPGKDKIAKVTIQGREVSGEDLKGNKYKTHMPEHPTLVDRLLKSGIEIKSEKEKVPWYQTGIAQIMILVLMLVIFWAFFMRQIQAGGPGKALSFGKSKAKLLDETTKKVTFADVAGIDEAQEELGEIVDFLKNPKKFTRLGGRIPKGVLLLGAPGTGKTLLARAIAGEAGVPFFTISGSDFVEMFVGVGASRVRDLFEQAKRRSPCIVFIDEIDAVGRHRGAGLGGGHDEREQTLNQLLVEMDGFEANEGVILIAATNRPDVLDPALLRPGRFDRQIVVPTPDYVGREKILKVHTKKIPMADDVNLTVISKGTPGFSGADLENLVNEAALIAARLEKPNVQMVDFEHAKDKLLMGSERRSMIISDEEKRLTAYHESGHALVAQILPEADPIHKVTIIPRGRALGVTQQLPLDDRHSYKRDFLLSRIQVLLGGRIAEELVLDEISTGAGHDLEVSTDLARKMVTNWGMSDKLGPLTFGKREEMVFLGKEMSQHKDYSEKTAQEIDDEVKAIVKECYNKTKKIILKNIDKLHALAEELLKKEVLTGAEIDDIFKRGELLGAKTETSAAKTK; the protein is encoded by the coding sequence ATGAATCAATCGACCAAGAACATGTTCCTCTGGCTTATAATCATCCTCGTTATAATCCTTGCGGCGACCCTCCTGCAGAGAGAGGAGGTCAAGGTGGAGGAGCTTACCTATAGCGATTTTTTGAAAAAGGTCGAGCAGCCGGGAAAGGACAAGATCGCCAAGGTGACTATCCAGGGGAGGGAGGTCTCCGGCGAGGATTTAAAGGGAAACAAGTATAAAACCCATATGCCGGAACACCCCACCCTTGTGGACAGACTCTTGAAAAGCGGCATTGAAATAAAATCGGAAAAGGAGAAGGTCCCATGGTACCAGACGGGGATCGCCCAGATCATGATCCTCGTTCTGATGCTGGTCATCTTCTGGGCTTTCTTCATGAGGCAGATCCAGGCGGGGGGGCCGGGGAAGGCGCTGTCGTTCGGGAAGAGCAAGGCGAAGCTCCTGGATGAAACGACCAAGAAGGTCACCTTCGCCGATGTCGCTGGCATTGACGAGGCACAGGAGGAGCTGGGGGAGATAGTCGACTTTCTGAAAAACCCCAAGAAGTTCACCCGTCTGGGGGGGCGCATTCCGAAGGGGGTCCTCCTTCTGGGTGCGCCCGGCACAGGGAAGACCCTTCTCGCCAGGGCCATAGCTGGAGAGGCGGGCGTGCCCTTCTTCACGATCTCCGGCTCCGACTTTGTGGAGATGTTCGTCGGGGTCGGCGCATCGAGGGTCAGGGACCTCTTCGAACAGGCGAAGAGGAGATCGCCGTGCATCGTCTTTATAGACGAGATAGACGCCGTAGGCAGGCACCGGGGGGCTGGCCTGGGGGGCGGCCACGACGAGCGGGAGCAGACCTTAAACCAGCTCCTTGTCGAGATGGACGGATTCGAGGCGAACGAGGGGGTAATCTTGATCGCGGCCACAAACCGCCCCGACGTCCTCGACCCCGCACTCCTGCGCCCCGGCAGGTTTGACAGGCAGATCGTCGTCCCCACTCCCGACTACGTGGGGAGGGAGAAGATCCTGAAGGTCCACACGAAGAAGATACCGATGGCCGACGACGTGAATCTTACGGTCATCTCCAAGGGAACCCCCGGATTCTCCGGGGCGGACCTGGAAAACCTCGTCAACGAGGCGGCGCTCATCGCCGCAAGGCTCGAAAAGCCGAACGTGCAGATGGTCGACTTCGAGCACGCAAAGGACAAGCTCCTGATGGGCTCCGAGAGAAGATCGATGATAATCAGCGACGAGGAGAAGAGGCTCACCGCCTATCACGAGTCGGGCCATGCCCTCGTGGCACAGATACTTCCCGAGGCCGACCCCATTCATAAGGTCACGATCATCCCGAGGGGGAGGGCATTGGGAGTCACACAGCAGCTTCCGTTGGACGATCGCCACAGCTACAAGAGGGACTTCCTCTTGAGCAGGATCCAGGTCCTTCTGGGCGGCAGGATAGCGGAGGAGCTGGTTCTCGACGAAATATCGACCGGCGCCGGCCACGACCTCGAGGTATCGACCGACCTGGCCAGAAAGATGGTAACAAACTGGGGCATGAGCGATAAGCTCGGACCCCTGACCTTCGGCAAGCGGGAGGAGATGGTCTTTCTCGGCAAAGAGATGTCCCAGCACAAGGACTACAGCGAAAAGACCGCCCAAGAGATCGACGACGAGGTAAAGGCGATAGTAAAGGAGTGCTACAACAAGACCAAGAAGATCATTCTCAAGAACATCGACAAGCTCCACGCCCTTGCCGAAGAGCTGCTGAAGAAGGAGGTTCTGACGGGGGCGGAGATAGACGATATATTCAAGCGGGGCGAGCTCCTTGGGGCGAAGACGGAGACATCGGCGGCCAAGACGAAATAG
- the folP gene encoding dihydropteroate synthase, giving the protein MISRCEEGNFRLPVGGRNYDLKGRTLIMGIVNVTPDSFSDGGKHYRVDDALNGALKMIDDGAHIIDIGGESTRPGAESITIGEELDRVIPVIEGVRERSDVPISIDTYKSKVAKEAVVAGASMINDISGMRFDEEMAPLAAELGIPVVLMHIKGTPKDMQKNPTYDDLTGEITDYLGGSIEIAVKAGVDFEKIIVDPGIGFGKTWDDNLTIIKRITDFYVLGRPVLIGASQKAFIGGVTGRETGDRLWGSLGAAAAAAIYGAHIVRVHNVPETKEVIEVIDAVKRESIERRA; this is encoded by the coding sequence ATGATAAGTAGGTGCGAAGAGGGGAACTTCAGGCTACCCGTCGGCGGAAGGAATTACGACCTTAAGGGCAGAACCCTAATCATGGGTATCGTAAACGTCACCCCGGACTCCTTTTCCGACGGCGGAAAGCACTACCGAGTTGACGACGCGTTAAACGGCGCCCTAAAGATGATTGATGACGGCGCCCACATAATAGACATCGGGGGGGAGTCCACCCGGCCCGGCGCCGAGTCGATAACGATCGGGGAGGAGCTTGACAGGGTCATACCCGTAATCGAAGGCGTCAGGGAAAGGAGCGATGTCCCCATAAGCATCGACACCTACAAGTCCAAGGTGGCAAAAGAGGCCGTAGTCGCCGGGGCATCTATGATAAACGACATCAGCGGCATGAGGTTCGACGAGGAGATGGCCCCCCTTGCGGCCGAGCTCGGCATCCCGGTCGTCCTGATGCATATCAAGGGGACGCCCAAGGATATGCAGAAAAACCCGACTTACGACGACCTGACAGGCGAGATAACCGACTATCTCGGGGGATCTATCGAGATAGCCGTGAAGGCCGGTGTAGATTTTGAGAAGATCATAGTAGATCCGGGAATAGGCTTCGGGAAGACCTGGGACGACAACCTCACGATAATAAAGAGGATCACCGATTTCTACGTCCTGGGGAGGCCGGTCCTCATCGGGGCCTCCCAGAAGGCTTTCATCGGCGGGGTGACGGGAAGGGAGACGGGAGACAGGCTCTGGGGGAGCCTGGGGGCGGCGGCGGCGGCGGCAATTTACGGCGCCCACATCGTCAGGGTCCACAACGTCCCGGAGACGAAAGAGGTAATAGAGGTAATCGACGCCGTAAAGAGGGAGTCGATAGAGAGAAGGGCGTAG
- a CDS encoding phosphoglucosamine mutase, producing the protein MISETKRLFGTDGIRGVANEEPMTTETAMKVGRATAYIFKDSNRRHRIVIGKDTRLSGYMLETAMASGICSMGVDVLLVGPLPTPGIAFITSSMRADAGVVISASHNPFQDNGIKIFSGDGFKLPDKKELEIEELIFSNKIDELRPTAQEVGKAFRVDDAVGRYVVFLKATFPKDLDLTGMTIAVDCAHGAAYRVAPSVFEELGAKVITIGDEPNGENINDKFGSLYPEVISKVVKENRADIGIALDGDADRVIVVDENGVEVNGDQIMAICAREKMENKELVGGVLVATVMSNMGLELFMKEIGGRLVRTPVGDRYVVEKMVKGGYSLGGERSGHLIFINYNTTGDGILSALKLLSVMVRKQKKLSELSGIMTEFPQVLKNVMVREKVNLDTVPKVKEEIDKATKRLGDKGRVLVRYSGTEPKLRVMAEGEDEKLISTLVDDIIECIKKELG; encoded by the coding sequence ATGATCAGCGAGACGAAGAGGCTCTTCGGCACGGACGGTATCAGGGGCGTGGCAAACGAGGAGCCGATGACGACCGAGACCGCCATGAAGGTGGGCAGGGCCACGGCCTATATTTTTAAGGACAGCAACAGGAGACACAGGATAGTCATCGGCAAGGACACGAGGCTCTCCGGCTACATGCTGGAGACGGCCATGGCCTCCGGCATCTGCTCGATGGGCGTTGACGTCCTCCTTGTGGGGCCCCTCCCGACGCCCGGCATCGCCTTCATAACGTCGAGCATGAGGGCGGACGCCGGGGTCGTCATCTCGGCCTCCCACAACCCGTTTCAGGACAACGGCATAAAGATATTCTCCGGCGACGGCTTCAAGCTCCCGGACAAGAAGGAGCTGGAAATCGAGGAGCTGATTTTCTCCAACAAGATCGACGAGCTCCGCCCCACGGCCCAGGAGGTGGGAAAGGCCTTCAGGGTCGACGACGCGGTGGGGAGATACGTAGTTTTTCTAAAAGCCACCTTTCCCAAAGACCTCGACCTCACAGGGATGACCATCGCCGTGGACTGCGCCCACGGCGCGGCGTACAGGGTGGCGCCCTCCGTATTCGAGGAGCTGGGGGCGAAGGTGATCACCATCGGAGACGAGCCGAACGGCGAGAACATCAACGACAAGTTCGGCTCCCTCTATCCAGAGGTGATAAGCAAGGTCGTTAAAGAAAACAGGGCCGACATCGGGATCGCGCTGGACGGCGACGCGGACAGGGTCATCGTCGTGGACGAAAACGGCGTTGAGGTGAACGGAGACCAGATCATGGCGATCTGCGCCAGGGAGAAGATGGAGAACAAAGAGCTTGTCGGCGGCGTCCTCGTAGCCACCGTTATGAGCAACATGGGCCTCGAGCTTTTCATGAAGGAGATCGGCGGAAGGCTCGTGAGGACACCCGTGGGGGACAGGTACGTCGTGGAGAAGATGGTCAAGGGGGGGTACAGCCTAGGCGGGGAGCGGTCGGGCCATCTAATCTTCATCAACTACAACACCACCGGCGACGGAATCCTCTCTGCCTTAAAGCTCCTTTCGGTCATGGTCAGAAAACAGAAGAAGCTGTCGGAGCTTTCCGGAATAATGACGGAGTTCCCGCAGGTTCTTAAAAACGTCATGGTAAGGGAGAAGGTTAATCTCGACACCGTTCCGAAGGTGAAGGAGGAGATCGACAAGGCGACAAAGCGCCTCGGCGACAAGGGGAGGGTCCTCGTCAGATACTCCGGGACGGAGCCGAAGTTGAGGGTCATGGCGGAGGGGGAGGACGAAAAACTCATCTCAACTCTGGTCGACGATATAATAGAGTGCATCAAAAAGGAGCTTGGATGA
- the acpS gene encoding holo-ACP synthase yields the protein MIIGIGTDALEIERMALALKRRGAGFERRVFTEGENAYCKRKRDPSASYAARFAAKEATLKALGRGLFQGVALKDIEVVRGPRGKPDIRLQGGGRALFEEMGGKSITVSLTHSRDIAFAVVIFEGGRDGSGGL from the coding sequence ATGATAATCGGCATTGGGACCGACGCCCTGGAGATAGAGCGGATGGCCCTGGCCCTGAAGAGAAGGGGGGCGGGCTTCGAGAGGCGGGTCTTCACCGAGGGGGAGAACGCCTACTGCAAGAGGAAGAGGGATCCCTCGGCGTCCTACGCCGCCAGGTTCGCCGCCAAGGAGGCCACGCTGAAGGCGCTGGGAAGGGGGCTATTCCAGGGGGTGGCGTTAAAAGACATCGAGGTCGTAAGGGGGCCGAGGGGAAAGCCGGACATCCGGCTCCAGGGGGGCGGAAGAGCGCTCTTCGAGGAGATGGGGGGGAAGTCGATCACGGTAAGCCTTACCCATTCAAGGGACATCGCCTTTGCGGTGGTCATCTTCGAGGGGGGCCGGGACGGAAGCGGCGGCCTATAA
- a CDS encoding NAD(P)H-hydrate dehydratase, with amino-acid sequence MKVATAEIIRELDRRAMAEFGISGAVLMENAGLGVAGLFLEKFPEVRETGAVIACGRGNNGGDGFVIARHLANRGVSVDVFIAGEAEKVREGESKTNLDILKKMGIGVAEVKRDEDLLPFAESIKERGFVVDAMLGTGLDREVGGIYARMITAVNDIVDASSRMPKGHRKKVVAVDIPSGIDSDTGRVMGVAVKADSTFALALPKLGEIIYPGAEYAGELYVLDISIPKRLVERMEIDTSLVTPGEFFSLTAKRNPQAHKGDFGHLLIVAGSPGKTGAAALAAEGALLSGAGLVTVGVPASLNDVMEVKTTAAMTEPLPDDGGYLTPKALDRVLDLAGDGSSVNALALGPGLGTKGGIADVVRGLVLESNLPLVIDADGLNAVAGDCSVLKKRKADIIITPHPGEMGRLIGKRSAELQVDRVGAASGFALEYGIWVVLKGARTIVAAPDGELFIATCGNPGMARGGVGDILTGLIGGFLAVGENPKKAALAGVYVHGMAGDSAAERVGEVSLGTADILEEIPGITAALYNGEALESDGIDGFSARGMYRV; translated from the coding sequence ATGAAGGTTGCAACGGCCGAAATAATCAGAGAGCTTGACCGGCGGGCGATGGCGGAGTTCGGCATCTCCGGTGCCGTGCTCATGGAAAACGCCGGCCTCGGGGTCGCTGGACTCTTTTTGGAGAAATTCCCGGAGGTCAGGGAGACGGGCGCGGTGATCGCCTGCGGAAGGGGAAACAACGGCGGAGACGGCTTCGTGATCGCAAGGCACCTCGCAAACCGCGGCGTTTCCGTTGACGTCTTCATCGCAGGGGAGGCGGAAAAGGTCAGGGAGGGGGAGTCCAAGACCAACCTCGACATCCTGAAAAAGATGGGGATCGGGGTGGCGGAGGTTAAGAGGGACGAAGACCTCCTCCCCTTCGCCGAATCGATAAAGGAGCGGGGATTCGTCGTGGACGCTATGTTGGGGACCGGTCTCGACCGGGAGGTGGGGGGGATCTACGCCCGGATGATCACTGCCGTAAACGACATTGTTGATGCTTCATCCCGTATGCCGAAAGGACACCGCAAAAAAGTCGTCGCGGTCGATATCCCCTCCGGCATAGACTCGGATACGGGAAGGGTCATGGGCGTGGCTGTTAAGGCCGACTCCACGTTCGCCTTGGCGCTGCCGAAGCTGGGCGAGATAATTTACCCCGGGGCTGAATACGCCGGGGAGCTTTACGTCCTCGACATTTCGATCCCCAAGAGGCTGGTCGAGAGGATGGAGATCGATACCAGCCTCGTCACCCCGGGGGAGTTCTTCTCCCTCACCGCAAAGAGGAATCCCCAGGCCCACAAGGGGGACTTCGGCCACCTCCTCATAGTGGCCGGCTCTCCCGGAAAGACGGGTGCGGCGGCCCTGGCCGCGGAAGGCGCCCTCCTCTCCGGGGCGGGCCTGGTCACCGTGGGTGTGCCTGCGTCCTTAAACGATGTCATGGAGGTAAAGACGACCGCCGCCATGACAGAACCCCTCCCGGACGACGGGGGTTATCTAACGCCCAAAGCCCTGGATCGTGTCCTGGATCTCGCGGGGGATGGAAGCTCCGTCAACGCCCTCGCCCTGGGGCCGGGGCTGGGGACAAAGGGCGGGATCGCCGACGTAGTGAGGGGGCTTGTCCTCGAATCGAACCTTCCCCTTGTCATCGACGCCGACGGGCTTAACGCCGTAGCGGGCGACTGCTCAGTCCTCAAGAAGAGGAAGGCGGACATAATAATCACACCGCATCCGGGGGAGATGGGAAGACTGATAGGAAAAAGGAGCGCCGAACTTCAGGTAGACAGGGTGGGAGCGGCTTCGGGCTTTGCCCTGGAGTACGGAATCTGGGTCGTTCTCAAGGGCGCCCGGACGATCGTCGCGGCCCCGGACGGCGAGCTCTTCATCGCAACATGCGGCAACCCCGGGATGGCCAGGGGGGGCGTGGGAGACATCCTGACCGGGCTTATCGGGGGATTCTTGGCGGTCGGGGAAAACCCAAAGAAGGCCGCCCTAGCCGGCGTGTATGTACACGGCATGGCGGGTGATTCGGCCGCGGAGAGGGTCGGAGAGGTATCCTTAGGCACGGCCGATATATTAGAAGAGATACCGGGGATAACGGCGGCGCTTTACAACGGCGAGGCCCTGGAATCGGACGGCATTGATGGCTTTTCGGCGCGGGGCATGTACAGGGTTTAG
- the tsaE gene encoding tRNA (adenosine(37)-N6)-threonylcarbamoyltransferase complex ATPase subunit type 1 TsaE: protein MTSRGGSVTGASERKGDGVVIRTRSAGETVRLGVALGEGIFAAMRGAEDNDTKGGGICLALTGEMGAGKTKLTQGLAVGLGIDEGYRIVSPSFTLINEYPGEVPLYHIDLYRLNVADELIDLGYEEYFYGDGVTVVEWAERADELLPDDRLDISISILGENDREFNVTFSGDTINYKKIAVKLIDFS from the coding sequence ATGACTTCAAGGGGAGGTTCCGTAACGGGCGCGTCCGAGCGCAAGGGGGACGGGGTGGTGATAAGGACCCGCTCCGCCGGTGAGACGGTTCGGTTGGGAGTAGCGCTTGGGGAGGGGATTTTTGCAGCCATGAGAGGGGCCGAGGATAATGATACTAAGGGCGGTGGGATCTGCCTGGCGCTGACCGGCGAGATGGGGGCGGGAAAGACGAAGCTGACCCAGGGATTGGCGGTGGGCCTGGGGATAGACGAGGGATACAGGATCGTGAGCCCCAGCTTCACCCTGATCAACGAGTACCCGGGGGAGGTTCCCCTCTACCACATAGACCTCTACAGGCTCAATGTGGCGGACGAGCTGATCGATCTGGGCTACGAGGAGTATTTCTACGGCGACGGGGTTACGGTCGTGGAGTGGGCGGAGAGGGCAGACGAACTCCTCCCGGACGACCGCCTCGATATATCGATTTCCATCTTGGGCGAGAACGACAGGGAATTCAACGTAACGTTTTCAGGCGATACAATAAATTACAAAAAAATCGCGGTTAAACTCATAGATTTTTCTTAA